In Aquiflexum balticum DSM 16537, a single genomic region encodes these proteins:
- a CDS encoding DUF2461 domain-containing protein — translation MDNQYLKFLETLSQNNNKTWMDANRDWYLKIRESLLADVEIILQGISQWEPELSSFKAKDCVFRQNRDVRFSTNKDPYKTNLAAYFSVGGKKSSGPGYYLHIQPGQSFIAGGIWMPPADVLKKIRQEIDYSGKELQAILNGSEFKKTFGGMEGETLKTSPKGYESDHPYIDLLRFKSFIVSTPLEDSKISDGSFRNHTVEIFRQMKPFHDFLKKAAEDVEDGEGLL, via the coding sequence ATGGACAATCAATATCTCAAATTCCTCGAAACACTTTCCCAAAACAACAACAAAACCTGGATGGATGCCAATAGGGACTGGTATTTGAAAATCAGGGAGAGTTTGTTGGCAGATGTGGAAATCATTTTACAAGGTATTTCCCAATGGGAACCTGAACTTTCAAGTTTTAAGGCTAAAGACTGCGTTTTTAGACAAAATAGGGATGTTAGATTTTCGACTAACAAAGATCCATACAAAACCAACTTGGCAGCCTATTTTTCGGTGGGGGGGAAGAAATCATCAGGTCCTGGATATTACCTTCATATTCAGCCGGGCCAAAGTTTTATAGCGGGTGGTATATGGATGCCTCCTGCGGATGTTTTGAAGAAAATAAGGCAAGAGATTGATTATTCCGGCAAAGAATTACAAGCTATCCTTAATGGGTCTGAGTTTAAAAAGACTTTCGGCGGTATGGAGGGAGAGACCCTCAAGACCAGTCCCAAAGGTTATGAATCAGACCATCCGTATATTGATCTTTTGAGATTTAAGTCTTTCATTGTATCTACTCCATTGGAGGACAGCAAAATTTCCGATGGTTCGTTCAGGAACCATACCGTTGAAATTTTCAGGCAAATGAAACCCTTCCATGACTTTTTGAAAAAAGCCGCGGAAGATGTAGAAGATGGTGAGGGACTTTTATAA
- a CDS encoding RidA family protein, with protein MKNKINLILGLFLIVSGCVVSTEKKEQENTKEEFIVRYDRPEASILKGVYIPKGKEYFYTSGLVAPIKDESAPIGSPERYGDTYEQSLGTLERIKETIAEAGFKMEDIFFLRVYLAPDKEGNIDWDAWFKAYGEYFNNEENPNKVARSTIAVYALANPDLLIEIEAVAAK; from the coding sequence ATGAAAAATAAGATCAACTTGATATTGGGATTATTTTTGATTGTTTCCGGCTGTGTAGTCAGTACCGAAAAAAAAGAGCAGGAAAATACCAAAGAAGAATTTATAGTCAGATATGATCGCCCTGAAGCCAGTATTCTCAAAGGAGTTTATATTCCAAAAGGAAAAGAATATTTTTACACTTCAGGACTTGTGGCCCCAATAAAAGACGAGAGCGCCCCGATTGGTTCGCCAGAGCGGTATGGTGATACCTATGAACAAAGCCTAGGTACTTTGGAAAGGATTAAAGAAACAATTGCTGAAGCAGGATTTAAGATGGAGGACATTTTCTTTCTGAGAGTTTATCTGGCACCTGACAAAGAGGGAAATATTGATTGGGATGCTTGGTTCAAAGCTTATGGGGAATATTTCAATAATGAAGAAAATCCAAATAAGGTTGCAAGATCTACCATTGCAGTATATGCATTGGCCAACCCTGATTTATTGATTGAGATAGAAGCTGTAGCTGCAAAATGA
- a CDS encoding glycoside hydrolase family 57 protein: MRTICFYFQVHQPLRIKPYRFFDIGADHYYWDDYSNKSIIRKVAQKCYLPMNALLLDLIHHYNGKFKVAFSISGVCLDQFESYAPDVLESFKRLVDTGHVELLNETDAHSLSSLISKTEFQRMVNLHRDKIKKHFNGYEPKVFRNTELIYSDKIGAMIAEMGFEGMLTEGAKHILGWKSPNFVYENSIDPKLKILLRNFQLSDDIAFRFSNRTWSDYPLTTEKFVTWINAFPKEQQVLNLFMDYETFGEHQWAETGIFEFMKALPNAVFKYTDFGFSTPTGVVREGTPVAKINVPIPISWADEERDLTAWLGNDLQNEAFTKLYEMESRVAKIEDPDIQRDWNYLQTSDHFYYMCTKFFSDGAVHSYFSHYDTPYDAFINYMNVLSDFILRVKRKEEETTVISD, translated from the coding sequence ATGAGAACTATTTGTTTTTACTTTCAGGTGCATCAACCATTAAGAATAAAGCCATACAGATTTTTTGATATTGGTGCTGACCATTATTATTGGGATGATTATAGCAATAAAAGTATCATTAGAAAAGTTGCCCAAAAATGCTACTTGCCGATGAATGCGCTCTTGTTGGATCTCATCCATCATTATAATGGTAAATTCAAAGTTGCTTTTTCAATTTCCGGTGTTTGTCTTGATCAGTTTGAATCTTACGCACCGGATGTATTGGAAAGCTTCAAAAGGTTGGTGGATACAGGTCATGTGGAACTTTTGAATGAAACAGATGCGCATTCTCTGAGTTCTTTGATCAGTAAGACTGAGTTTCAAAGAATGGTAAATCTCCATAGAGATAAAATCAAAAAACACTTCAACGGATACGAACCCAAAGTCTTCAGAAATACTGAACTGATCTATTCAGATAAAATAGGCGCAATGATTGCTGAAATGGGTTTTGAAGGAATGTTGACTGAAGGCGCCAAACATATTCTGGGCTGGAAGAGTCCGAATTTTGTCTACGAAAACTCGATCGATCCCAAACTGAAAATATTGCTGAGAAACTTTCAGCTGAGTGATGACATCGCATTCCGATTTAGCAATAGAACTTGGTCGGATTATCCACTGACCACTGAAAAATTCGTAACCTGGATAAATGCTTTTCCAAAAGAACAACAAGTTTTGAATCTTTTTATGGATTATGAAACATTTGGAGAACATCAATGGGCAGAAACAGGGATTTTCGAATTCATGAAAGCATTGCCAAATGCCGTTTTCAAATACACCGATTTTGGTTTTTCTACCCCAACTGGTGTAGTGAGGGAGGGCACTCCGGTTGCCAAAATAAATGTCCCTATTCCGATTTCTTGGGCAGATGAAGAAAGAGATCTTACTGCCTGGCTTGGTAATGATTTACAAAACGAAGCTTTTACCAAGCTTTATGAAATGGAATCAAGAGTTGCTAAGATTGAAGATCCTGATATTCAAAGGGATTGGAACTACTTACAGACATCAGATCATTTCTACTATATGTGTACCAAATTCTTTTCGGATGGTGCAGTACATTCATATTTTAGCCATTATGATACCCCTTATGATGCTTTTATCAATTATATGAATGTGTTGAGTGATTTTATCCTTAGGGTAAAAAGAAAAGAAGAAGAAACGACTGTAATATCTGATTGA
- a CDS encoding glycosyltransferase family 4 protein — protein sequence MKVLMFGWEFPPHISGGLGTACYGLVKGLVHHNQDIIFVVPKLWGDEEPLADFVNASDVTIDYREKKFKKIWKNMTYLEVSSFLVPYLGPEEFKKYTDYTVHDRLDVDESVFSNKFEFSGKYGKDLMMEVSRYALVAAQIAKSKEHDIIHAHDWLAYPAGIAAKEISGKPLVAHIHATEFDRSGESVNKPVYDIERAGMQAADHVVAVSHLTRKVVIEKYGIHPDKVSVLHNAVLDASIIKSSTMKNVPEKIVTFLGRITFQKGPEYFVEAAKKVIDRDPNVRFVMAGNGDLLNRMIERVAELGMGTKFHFTGFLKGKDVDDMYAISDVYVMPSVSEPFGIAPLEAVRHNTPVIISKQSGVSEVLRNAIKIDFWDVDAMADAIFGLLHYDSISKMFRELGSEELKKLKWEHVAAKLVTVYDKLHKEQP from the coding sequence ATGAAAGTTCTAATGTTCGGGTGGGAATTCCCGCCACATATTTCAGGAGGATTGGGTACTGCCTGTTATGGATTGGTCAAAGGACTGGTCCATCACAATCAAGACATCATCTTCGTTGTTCCAAAATTGTGGGGGGATGAAGAACCTCTTGCGGATTTTGTAAATGCGAGTGATGTAACCATAGATTACAGGGAAAAGAAATTCAAAAAAATATGGAAGAACATGACTTACCTTGAAGTCAGCAGTTTTTTGGTTCCATATTTAGGCCCTGAAGAATTCAAAAAATATACTGATTATACCGTACATGACCGGTTAGACGTCGATGAGAGTGTCTTTTCCAATAAATTTGAATTCAGCGGAAAATACGGTAAAGACTTGATGATGGAAGTATCAAGATATGCCTTGGTTGCTGCCCAAATCGCCAAATCTAAAGAGCACGATATCATTCATGCACATGATTGGCTGGCTTATCCGGCAGGAATTGCAGCAAAAGAAATCAGCGGTAAGCCTCTTGTGGCCCATATACATGCCACAGAATTTGACCGTTCCGGGGAATCCGTCAACAAACCGGTATATGATATTGAACGTGCAGGGATGCAGGCTGCAGACCATGTGGTTGCCGTCAGTCACCTTACCCGGAAAGTAGTCATTGAAAAATATGGAATTCATCCTGATAAAGTGAGTGTCCTGCATAATGCGGTCTTGGATGCAAGCATTATCAAGTCTTCCACAATGAAAAATGTTCCTGAAAAAATTGTGACTTTTCTTGGAAGGATTACTTTTCAAAAAGGTCCTGAATATTTTGTAGAAGCCGCCAAAAAAGTCATTGACAGAGATCCTAATGTGCGCTTTGTGATGGCAGGAAACGGAGATTTGCTGAATAGAATGATTGAAAGGGTGGCCGAACTTGGCATGGGTACAAAATTCCATTTTACAGGATTTTTGAAGGGCAAAGATGTGGACGACATGTATGCCATCAGTGATGTATATGTAATGCCTTCTGTTTCAGAACCTTTTGGTATTGCCCCGCTGGAAGCAGTCAGACATAATACGCCGGTAATTATTTCAAAGCAATCCGGAGTATCTGAAGTTTTGAGAAACGCTATCAAAATTGATTTTTGGGATGTAGATGCTATGGCGGATGCCATTTTTGGTCTGTTGCATTATGACAGTATCTCCAAGATGTTCAGAGAATTGGGAAGCGAAGAACTCAAAAAATTGAAGTGGGAGCATGTTGCTGCCAAACTAGTAACCGTTTACGATAAACTACACAAAGAACAGCCATGA
- a CDS encoding amylo-alpha-1,6-glucosidase, with protein sequence MSYIHFDKTQLVNLNYSLDREIIRTNRGGCYTSTTIIGCNTRKYHGLLVAPQPQIDEQLHVMLSTVHETVIQRGASFNLGISKFPGNYSPRGHKYLEDFDSEPIPKLTYRVGGVLLQKELILDTNRDRVMIRYTLLEAHSPTKIRISPFLGFRGYHNLSKENERINKEFKKVPNGVKFQLYPEYTPLYLQLSKKNEYVSKPDWYYNIEYIMERERGYEYQEDLFVPGYFEFDIAKGESVIFSAGLIEADPSTRQKAFEKELARRIPRNNFVNCLKNSAGQFIQKRDGKTHVIAGYPWFGWWGRDTFIASPGLTLTQGNKETFLEIIDTMVEDLSGPLFPNVGSGVMRNSTSMDAPLWFFWSLQQFIEFTGDTKTIKKKYLDKMKGIIDGFRHGTDFNIHMLENGLMYGGMDGVALTWMDAVNTDGPVTPRIGCPVEINALWYNALCFYVELSGDKEVETLSELVKKSFNETFWDEKRGYLADYVSGTFKDWSIRPNMIFATSLKYSPLEESQMDSILEIVRSKLLTTRGLRSLSPDDPGYKGYYHGNQYTRDIAYHNGTVWAWLLGHFVEGYLRLHGKSGKHFVEKIIQGFDGVMTQYGIGTVAEIYDGDPPHRPKGSVSQAWSVGELLRMMYLLEKI encoded by the coding sequence ATGAGTTATATTCATTTTGACAAAACCCAATTAGTAAACCTTAATTACTCCCTTGACAGGGAAATAATCAGAACCAATCGAGGTGGATGTTACACAAGCACGACCATTATTGGATGTAATACAAGAAAATATCACGGACTTTTGGTGGCCCCACAACCTCAAATTGATGAACAGCTGCATGTGATGTTATCCACTGTCCATGAGACTGTAATTCAAAGAGGCGCAAGTTTCAATTTAGGAATCAGCAAATTCCCGGGTAATTATTCTCCAAGAGGCCATAAATATTTGGAAGATTTTGATTCGGAACCTATTCCTAAGCTTACTTATAGAGTTGGGGGTGTTTTGCTTCAGAAAGAACTGATTCTTGACACCAATAGGGACAGGGTAATGATTCGCTATACCCTATTGGAAGCCCATTCTCCTACCAAAATCAGGATAAGCCCTTTTTTGGGTTTTAGAGGATATCATAACCTTTCAAAAGAAAACGAGAGAATAAATAAAGAATTCAAAAAGGTTCCCAATGGAGTAAAATTCCAATTATACCCGGAATACACACCCCTATACCTGCAGCTTTCTAAAAAGAATGAATACGTTTCCAAACCCGACTGGTATTACAATATTGAATATATCATGGAAAGGGAAAGGGGTTATGAATACCAAGAAGATTTGTTTGTTCCAGGATATTTTGAATTTGATATTGCAAAAGGTGAATCGGTCATTTTCTCTGCAGGATTAATAGAAGCAGACCCAAGTACAAGACAAAAAGCCTTTGAAAAAGAACTTGCCAGAAGAATCCCAAGAAATAATTTTGTAAACTGTCTCAAAAATTCAGCTGGACAATTCATCCAAAAAAGGGATGGCAAAACCCACGTAATTGCCGGCTATCCATGGTTTGGATGGTGGGGCAGGGATACATTTATAGCTTCTCCGGGACTCACGTTGACCCAAGGCAATAAAGAAACATTTTTGGAAATCATTGATACCATGGTCGAGGACCTGAGTGGCCCACTATTCCCGAATGTTGGAAGCGGTGTCATGAGAAATTCCACCTCCATGGATGCGCCTTTATGGTTTTTTTGGTCTTTACAACAGTTCATAGAATTCACAGGAGATACCAAAACCATTAAAAAGAAATACCTGGACAAAATGAAAGGTATCATTGATGGGTTTAGACATGGCACTGATTTCAATATTCACATGTTGGAAAACGGCTTGATGTACGGAGGGATGGACGGGGTTGCTTTAACCTGGATGGACGCAGTCAATACTGACGGACCGGTTACACCAAGGATTGGCTGCCCGGTTGAAATAAATGCATTATGGTATAATGCTTTATGTTTCTATGTGGAACTTTCTGGAGACAAAGAAGTGGAAACGCTCTCAGAATTGGTCAAAAAGTCATTTAACGAGACATTTTGGGATGAAAAAAGAGGATATTTGGCAGATTATGTTTCAGGGACTTTTAAGGACTGGTCTATCAGGCCAAATATGATCTTTGCTACCTCTCTTAAATATTCTCCATTGGAAGAGAGTCAGATGGACAGTATATTGGAAATTGTAAGATCAAAATTATTGACTACAAGGGGATTAAGATCCCTCTCTCCTGATGATCCCGGATATAAAGGGTATTATCACGGTAACCAATATACAAGAGATATTGCATACCATAATGGTACCGTTTGGGCTTGGCTCCTCGGGCATTTTGTGGAAGGATATCTAAGGCTTCACGGCAAATCCGGAAAGCACTTTGTAGAAAAAATAATTCAGGGTTTTGATGGTGTGATGACACAATATGGTATAGGTACGGTTGCTGAGATTTATGATGGAGACCCTCCACATAGGCCCAAAGGATCCGTTTCTCAAGCTTGGAGCGTAGGGGAATTATTGAGAATGATGTATTTATTGGAAAAGATTTAA
- a CDS encoding dihydroorotase: protein MKSILITGANIVNEGKITRLDILIQDGVFYNVGPDLSNFDADLKIDANGKYIFPGLIDDQVHFREPGLTHKADIYTESKAAVAGGITSYMEMPNTVPQAVTLELLEDKFKIASEKSLVNYSFFFGATNDNIEEILKVDPENVCGIKVFQGSSTGNMLVDNPKSLDRIFSECKLIIATHSENDNIIKANLEKYKSEFGEDIPVKYHPKIRSAEACYDASKKVVDMARKYGSRLHVLHISTAKEVGLFDNRLPLEEKRITAEACIHHLWFSEEDYAEKGNFIKWNPAVKTAHDRDSILKGVLDGNIDVIATDHAPHTIEEKSRPYSAAPSGGPLVQHSLVAMLDLYHQGKIRLDQITEKMCHNPAILFEIDKRGYIRPGYHADLVIVDLDNPWKVEKENILSKCGWSPFEGHTFKSKVTHTIVSGHLAYENGTFHEEQKGQRLKFSRKLL from the coding sequence ATGAAAAGTATTTTAATCACCGGTGCAAATATAGTAAATGAAGGTAAGATAACCCGTTTGGATATTTTAATCCAGGATGGGGTATTCTATAATGTTGGACCTGATTTGTCCAATTTCGATGCAGATCTCAAAATTGATGCCAATGGCAAGTATATTTTCCCGGGATTAATCGATGATCAGGTGCACTTTAGAGAGCCGGGATTGACTCATAAGGCAGACATTTACACCGAAAGCAAGGCCGCAGTTGCAGGGGGAATTACTTCTTACATGGAAATGCCAAATACTGTTCCCCAGGCGGTTACCTTGGAATTATTGGAAGATAAATTCAAAATAGCATCTGAAAAATCTCTGGTCAATTATTCTTTTTTCTTTGGGGCTACCAATGATAATATTGAGGAGATCCTAAAAGTCGACCCCGAGAATGTTTGTGGCATCAAGGTATTTCAAGGTTCTTCCACCGGTAATATGCTTGTAGATAATCCTAAGAGTTTGGATAGAATTTTTTCGGAATGTAAGTTGATTATCGCCACCCACAGTGAAAACGATAATATTATCAAGGCCAACTTGGAAAAGTATAAATCGGAGTTTGGAGAAGATATTCCTGTAAAATACCATCCAAAAATCAGATCAGCAGAGGCCTGTTATGACGCTTCCAAAAAAGTGGTTGATATGGCAAGGAAATATGGCAGCAGACTACATGTGTTGCATATCAGCACAGCTAAAGAAGTTGGCTTATTCGACAACAGACTTCCACTTGAAGAAAAAAGGATAACTGCTGAGGCATGTATCCATCACCTGTGGTTTTCTGAGGAAGATTATGCTGAAAAAGGAAATTTTATAAAGTGGAACCCAGCTGTAAAAACTGCCCATGACCGCGACAGTATATTAAAAGGAGTTTTGGATGGAAATATTGATGTGATAGCTACAGACCATGCCCCGCATACCATTGAAGAAAAAAGCCGACCTTATTCCGCAGCTCCCTCCGGTGGCCCTTTGGTGCAACACAGTTTGGTGGCCATGCTGGATCTTTACCATCAAGGCAAAATAAGGCTTGACCAAATTACAGAAAAAATGTGCCATAATCCCGCCATTCTATTTGAAATTGACAAAAGAGGCTACATCAGACCTGGCTATCACGCTGATTTGGTGATTGTGGATTTGGATAATCCATGGAAAGTTGAGAAAGAAAACATACTTTCCAAATGTGGTTGGTCACCTTTTGAAGGGCACACCTTTAAGTCAAAAGTAACCCATACAATCGTTTCAGGACATTTAGCGTACGAAAACGGAACATTCCATGAGGAGCAAAAAGGACAGCGGTTGAAATTTTCAAGAAAATTACTTTAA
- a CDS encoding DEAD/DEAH box helicase: MSDTLQPFENFKLNKQLLEAVRDAGYTKPTPIQEQAIPLALAGHDILGIAQTGTGKTAAYVLPLLMKVKYAQGQHPRALILAPTRELVMQIAEAVVAFGKYTDLRFVSLYGGIGPKTQIEKVQAGVDIIISTPGRFLDLYKKGEIFTREIKTMVMDEADKMLDMGFLGQIKGILEVIPVKRQNLLFSATFSGKIEKLSYDFLEFPERVEIAVQATTAETIQQVKYLVPNIKTKINLLVHLLESQNFNRVIIFTKSRKNAESVFSYLERKHLGSIRVIHANKGQNTRINSMEDFKAGEVRILVATDVAARGLDVSMVSHVVNFDVPLIYEDYVHRIGRTGRAEQEGAAITFVNPAEEYHFEKIEEIIRMEVPTVQIPEEVTVTPTPFEEQQGYAREIDGQKKKENPDFKGGFHEKRTRPKPNPNKVEKKRGNKNSNAKRNRNQMKTKGKWKKG, translated from the coding sequence ATGTCTGATACCCTTCAACCTTTCGAGAATTTTAAACTCAATAAGCAACTTTTGGAAGCGGTCAGAGATGCAGGATATACCAAACCCACGCCAATTCAGGAACAAGCCATTCCACTTGCTTTGGCAGGGCATGATATTTTGGGAATAGCACAAACAGGTACAGGAAAGACAGCAGCGTATGTTTTGCCCTTGCTGATGAAAGTAAAATATGCCCAAGGTCAGCACCCAAGGGCTTTGATTTTGGCACCGACCAGAGAATTGGTCATGCAGATAGCTGAAGCTGTAGTTGCTTTCGGTAAATATACTGATCTGAGGTTTGTCAGCCTTTATGGCGGAATAGGACCAAAAACACAAATTGAAAAAGTACAGGCAGGAGTAGATATTATCATTTCTACGCCCGGCAGGTTTCTGGACTTATATAAAAAAGGTGAGATTTTTACGCGCGAGATCAAAACCATGGTCATGGATGAGGCGGACAAAATGTTGGATATGGGTTTTTTGGGACAGATCAAGGGAATATTGGAAGTGATTCCTGTCAAAAGACAGAACTTGCTATTCTCTGCAACATTCAGCGGCAAAATCGAAAAGCTTTCCTATGATTTCCTGGAGTTTCCGGAGCGGGTGGAAATAGCCGTTCAGGCAACCACTGCAGAAACCATCCAACAAGTGAAATACTTGGTGCCCAATATCAAGACGAAGATCAATCTATTGGTCCATTTGTTGGAAAGTCAGAATTTCAATAGGGTAATTATCTTTACCAAATCCAGGAAAAACGCAGAGTCAGTTTTCAGTTATCTGGAGAGAAAGCATTTGGGTTCTATCCGGGTCATCCATGCCAACAAAGGTCAGAATACCCGGATCAACTCCATGGAAGATTTCAAAGCAGGGGAGGTCAGGATTTTAGTAGCCACTGATGTGGCAGCAAGAGGTTTGGATGTCAGTATGGTCAGTCACGTGGTCAACTTTGACGTGCCTTTGATCTATGAAGATTATGTGCACCGAATCGGTCGTACAGGAAGGGCCGAACAGGAAGGTGCGGCCATTACTTTTGTCAATCCAGCAGAGGAATACCATTTTGAAAAGATTGAGGAGATAATCAGGATGGAAGTGCCAACGGTGCAAATTCCCGAAGAGGTCACTGTAACCCCAACTCCTTTTGAAGAACAACAAGGCTATGCCAGGGAAATAGATGGGCAAAAGAAAAAAGAGAACCCTGACTTCAAAGGTGGATTCCATGAAAAGAGAACCCGGCCAAAACCCAACCCAAACAAAGTGGAAAAGAAACGCGGCAACAAAAATTCCAATGCCAAAAGGAATAGAAATCAGATGAAGACGAAGGGGAAGTGGAAGAAGGGTTGA